The genomic interval TGCTGTACTGCCATTACGACGTGCAACCGCCGCTCGGCGACGACGCCTGGCAGACCCCGGTCTGGCAGCTCACCGAGCGGGACGGCCGGTGGTACGGGCGCGGCGCCGCGGACTGCAAGGGCAATATCGTCGCCCACCTGACCGCGCTGCGGGCGCTGCGGGCAACGCTGGGCGGCAAGGACTTTCCGGTCGGCATCACGCTGGTCGCGGAGGGCTCGGAGGAGCAGGGCACCGGCGGGCTGGAGGAATTCGTGCCGCGCCATGCGGAGCTGCTGCGCGCCGACGCCCTGGTGATCGCCGACTGCGGCAACTTCGCGGCGGGCGTGCCGACGTTCACACAGACCCTGCGCGGCAACGTGAATGTTCTCGTCACCGTCGAAACTCTTTCCGGCCCCGTGCATTCCGGCATGTTCGGCGGTCCCGCGCCGGATGCGCTGGCCGCGTTGATCCACATGCTGGCCACGCTGCGCGACGAGCGGGGCAACACCACGATCGCCGGGTTGCCCGGCGGCCAGATCTGGGACGGCGTGCAGTACCCGGCCGAGCAGTTCCGCGCCGACGCGGGCGTCCTCGACGGCGTCGACCTGCTCGGCGACGGCACGGTCGCCGACATGGTCTGGGCGCGTCCCGCGATCACCGTCCTGGGCATCGACGTGCCGCCGGTGGTGGGTTCGTCGGCGGCCGTCCAGCCCCGGTCCCGGGCCCGGCTGAACCTGCGGATCCCGCCCGGCGTCGACCCGGGCGCGGCGCTGAAAGCCCTTACCGCGCACCTGGAATCGAATACGCCGTGGCAGGCGCGGGTCACCGTCGAAACCGAGGGCGTCGGCGCGCCGTTCCGTTCCGGCACGGGTGGTCCGGCCCGCGCCGCGATGGAGGCCGCCTTCCTCGCCTCATACGGCCGCGCGGCCACCACCCAGGGTCAAGGCGGCTCGATCCCGCTGTGCAACGTCCTCGCCGACACCTATCCGGACGCGGAGATCATGCTGATCGGCGTCGAGGAACCGAAATGCCTCATCCACGCCCCCAACGAGAGCGTGGATCCCACCGAGATCGAGCACATCGCGCTGACCGAGGCGCTGTTCCTGTCCACCTACGCCGGCGCCGCTCAGAACTCGGTGTGATCCTCCGCCTGGATCACCGTGAATTCGGTGTCCGCCGGGCGCATTTCGGACAGCCGGCCGAAGTAGATGCCCTGCGCGTCGGGCGTGATGATGCCGTAGTGGATGGGGAAGGCGGCGCGGGGACCGACCGCCCGCAGG from Nocardia wallacei carries:
- a CDS encoding dipeptidase: MTDDARTAALRDQVRSLMPQAKHDLAELVSYRSVADPRQFPPSECLRAAQWVADAFAAAGLTDAGLHETPDGSHAVVARHPAPAGAPTVLLYCHYDVQPPLGDDAWQTPVWQLTERDGRWYGRGAADCKGNIVAHLTALRALRATLGGKDFPVGITLVAEGSEEQGTGGLEEFVPRHAELLRADALVIADCGNFAAGVPTFTQTLRGNVNVLVTVETLSGPVHSGMFGGPAPDALAALIHMLATLRDERGNTTIAGLPGGQIWDGVQYPAEQFRADAGVLDGVDLLGDGTVADMVWARPAITVLGIDVPPVVGSSAAVQPRSRARLNLRIPPGVDPGAALKALTAHLESNTPWQARVTVETEGVGAPFRSGTGGPARAAMEAAFLASYGRAATTQGQGGSIPLCNVLADTYPDAEIMLIGVEEPKCLIHAPNESVDPTEIEHIALTEALFLSTYAGAAQNSV